The following are encoded together in the Thermoanaerobaculia bacterium genome:
- a CDS encoding ion transporter → MADPEESAFPAWRHRLHEVIFEADTPAGRRFDVGLLWVIVASVAVVVAESVPELRAAHGELFRAAEWGFTALFTLEYLLRLVAVRRPLAWARSAFGIIDLLAVLPTYLALVLPGAQTLLVLRALRLLRIFRILKLAEFLREAAMLRTALAGSRRKILVFLGTVMILVLIIGSLIYMVEGEAAGFVSIPLSMYWAIVTLTTVGYGDLAPQSGLGRFLASIVMLLGYSILAVPTGIFTSELLAARRGKVSTQACPACGVDGHDADAVHCKFCGSHL, encoded by the coding sequence ATGGCGGATCCCGAGGAGTCGGCCTTCCCGGCCTGGCGGCACCGGCTGCACGAGGTCATCTTCGAGGCCGACACCCCGGCGGGGCGCCGGTTCGACGTCGGTCTGCTGTGGGTGATCGTCGCGAGTGTCGCCGTCGTGGTGGCCGAGAGCGTACCCGAGCTGCGGGCCGCCCACGGCGAGCTCTTTCGCGCCGCGGAATGGGGTTTCACCGCCCTCTTCACCCTCGAGTACCTCCTGCGGCTCGTCGCGGTCCGCCGCCCCCTCGCCTGGGCGCGCAGCGCCTTCGGCATCATCGACCTGCTCGCCGTGCTGCCGACCTACCTCGCGCTGGTGCTGCCCGGCGCCCAAACGCTGCTGGTGCTGCGTGCCCTGCGTCTCCTGCGCATCTTCCGGATTCTCAAGCTCGCCGAGTTCCTGCGCGAGGCGGCGATGCTGCGCACGGCGCTCGCCGGCAGCCGGCGCAAGATCCTGGTCTTCCTCGGCACCGTGATGATCCTCGTCCTGATCATCGGCTCCCTGATCTACATGGTCGAAGGGGAGGCGGCCGGCTTCGTCTCGATTCCGCTCTCGATGTACTGGGCGATCGTCACGCTCACCACCGTCGGTTACGGCGATCTCGCCCCGCAGAGCGGCCTCGGCCGGTTCCTCGCCTCGATCGTGATGCTCCTCGGCTACTCGATCCTCGCCGTGCCGACGGGGATCTTCACCAGCGAGCTGCTCGCCGCGCGGCGCGGCAAGGTCTCGACCCAGGCCTGTCCGGCGTGCGGCGTCGACGGCCACGACGCCGACGCCGTGCACTGCAAGTTCTGCGGCTCGCACCTCTGA
- a CDS encoding DUF423 domain-containing protein, protein MHRKFIALGALSGGIAVALGAFAAHALKGRLDAQLLVTFETGARYQMYHALALLAAGLFAERVPSRLVAASGVLFLAGTLLFSGSLYALALTGVRGLGAVTPLGGVAFLAGWLCLGLAASRR, encoded by the coding sequence ATGCACCGGAAATTCATCGCTTTGGGCGCACTTTCGGGCGGCATCGCCGTCGCCCTCGGAGCCTTCGCCGCGCATGCCCTCAAGGGGCGGCTCGATGCGCAACTGCTCGTCACCTTCGAAACCGGCGCGCGCTACCAGATGTACCACGCGCTCGCCCTGCTCGCCGCGGGCCTCTTCGCCGAACGGGTCCCGAGCCGCCTCGTCGCCGCGAGTGGTGTCCTCTTTCTCGCCGGCACGCTCCTGTTCTCCGGCAGCCTCTACGCACTGGCGCTCACCGGAGTGCGCGGGCTCGGCGCCGTCACGCCGTTGGGCGGCGTGGCGTTCCTCGCCGGCTGGCTCTGCCTCGGCCTCGCGGCCAGTCGGCGCTGA